A single Curtobacterium sp. MCJR17_020 DNA region contains:
- the araA gene encoding L-arabinose isomerase, translating into MTQDTPTHDTTTQDTTTPDTTTPDTTVDPQATLDGYEVWFLTGSQGLYGEETLRQVEEQSKAVHAELAGALPVKLVWKPVLKDADGIRRALIEASADDKVIGVTTWMHTFSPAKMWIGGLQALTKPLLHLHTQANVTLPWADIDFDFMNLNQAAHGDREFGYALARLGVRHATAVGHVSDPRVQQRVSNWTRAAAGAAAVRELKLTRFGDNMRYVAVTEGDKTEAEIELGVQVNTWAVNELAAAVSAASDHEIDALVATYERDYDVDPSLRSAGGERHAALRDGAAIEIGLRTLLAQNGSAAFTTNFEDLGSLKQLPGLAVQRLMADGYGFGAEGDWKTAVLVRAMNVAGAGLPGGASLMEDYTYDLTPGAEKILGAHMLEVSPTLTTTKPTLEIHPLGIGGKDDPVRLVFTADSGEAVVVALSDTRDGFRLTANVVDVVPPTEALPKLPVGRAVWEPRPSFPVAAEAWLTAGAAHHTVMTTAVSLQVVEDLATMVGTEFLVIDEHTTARGFRDELRLQQTWHRLDRGF; encoded by the coding sequence ATGACGCAGGACACCCCGACGCACGACACCACGACGCAGGACACCACGACGCCGGACACCACGACGCCGGACACCACCGTCGACCCCCAGGCCACGCTCGACGGCTACGAGGTCTGGTTCCTCACCGGCTCCCAGGGGCTGTACGGCGAGGAGACGCTGCGCCAGGTCGAGGAGCAGAGCAAGGCCGTGCACGCCGAGCTGGCCGGCGCCCTGCCGGTCAAGCTCGTCTGGAAGCCGGTCCTGAAGGACGCCGACGGCATCCGGCGCGCCCTGATCGAGGCCAGCGCCGACGACAAGGTCATCGGCGTCACCACCTGGATGCACACCTTCAGCCCCGCGAAGATGTGGATCGGTGGCCTGCAGGCGCTGACGAAGCCGCTGCTGCACCTGCACACGCAGGCGAACGTCACCCTGCCGTGGGCGGACATCGACTTCGACTTCATGAACCTCAACCAGGCCGCGCACGGCGACCGTGAGTTCGGCTACGCCCTCGCGCGCCTCGGCGTCCGGCACGCGACCGCCGTCGGCCACGTCTCGGACCCCCGCGTCCAGCAGCGGGTGTCGAACTGGACCCGTGCCGCAGCCGGTGCCGCAGCCGTCCGCGAGCTCAAGCTCACCCGCTTCGGCGACAACATGCGCTACGTCGCCGTCACCGAGGGCGACAAGACCGAGGCCGAGATCGAGCTCGGCGTGCAGGTGAACACCTGGGCCGTGAACGAGCTGGCCGCAGCGGTGTCAGCGGCGTCGGACCACGAGATCGACGCGCTCGTGGCGACGTACGAGCGCGACTACGACGTGGACCCGTCACTCCGCAGCGCCGGCGGCGAACGACACGCAGCGCTCCGCGACGGCGCCGCGATCGAGATCGGCCTCCGCACCCTGCTCGCGCAGAACGGGTCCGCCGCCTTCACCACCAACTTCGAGGACCTCGGCTCGCTCAAGCAGCTGCCCGGCCTCGCGGTCCAGCGCCTGATGGCGGACGGCTACGGCTTCGGCGCCGAGGGCGACTGGAAGACGGCCGTCCTGGTCCGCGCGATGAACGTCGCCGGCGCCGGACTGCCCGGTGGCGCGAGCCTGATGGAGGACTACACCTACGACCTCACCCCGGGTGCCGAGAAGATCCTCGGTGCCCACATGCTCGAGGTCTCCCCGACGCTCACCACCACGAAGCCGACGCTGGAGATCCACCCGCTCGGCATCGGCGGCAAGGACGACCCGGTGCGCCTGGTCTTCACCGCCGACTCCGGCGAGGCCGTGGTGGTCGCGCTCTCCGACACCCGCGACGGCTTCCGGCTCACCGCGAACGTCGTCGACGTGGTGCCGCCGACCGAGGCCCTGCCGAAGCTCCCCGTCGGCCGTGCCGTCTGGGAGCCGCGTCCGTCGTTCCCCGTCGCCGCCGAGGCCTGGCTCACCGCGGGCGCCGCCCACCACACCGTGATGACGACGGCCGTCAGTCTGCAGGTCGTCGAGGACCTCGCGACCATGGTCGGCACCGAGTTCCTGGTCATCGACGAGCACACCACCGCCCGCGGCTTCCGCGACGAGCTGCGTCTCCAGCAGACGTGGCACCGTCTCGACCGCGGCTTCTGA
- a CDS encoding LacI family DNA-binding transcriptional regulator: MTLERTGVDRGTQPVRITDVAALAGVSIGTASKALNGTGQLRDSTRARVKDAAEKLGFVGDARARALSSGRTYTVGMITTDSFGRFSIPVLLGAEDALSAGQMAVLLCDTRDDHVREAHYLRSLAARGVDGIIVTGRSADPRPPIDVAIPVVYAFTPSTSADDVSITLDDSAGSALVASHVLTLGRSQVAIVTGPARHQSAVRRVSGATSVLGSKLVTPPLFGEWSERWGRQAVDVLARQSPDVDAIVCGSDQIARGVCDRLRELGRSVPGDVAVTGYDDWDVMALASRPPLTTVDLRLEELGRVAGQALLGLIDGGAAASATVTPALVVRESTAGA; encoded by the coding sequence GTGACCCTCGAGCGCACCGGTGTCGACCGCGGCACGCAGCCCGTCCGGATCACCGACGTCGCCGCGCTCGCCGGGGTGTCGATCGGCACGGCGTCGAAGGCACTCAACGGCACCGGGCAGCTCCGTGACTCCACGCGGGCACGGGTCAAGGACGCCGCCGAGAAGCTGGGGTTCGTCGGTGACGCCCGGGCCCGCGCGTTGTCCTCCGGCCGGACCTACACCGTCGGCATGATCACCACCGACTCCTTCGGTCGGTTCTCGATCCCGGTGCTCCTCGGCGCCGAGGACGCCCTGTCCGCCGGGCAGATGGCGGTCCTGCTCTGCGACACCCGCGACGACCACGTCCGCGAGGCCCACTACCTCCGCTCCCTCGCAGCCCGCGGGGTCGACGGCATCATCGTGACCGGACGGTCCGCCGACCCGCGACCGCCGATCGACGTGGCGATCCCGGTCGTGTACGCGTTCACCCCGTCGACCTCGGCCGACGACGTGTCGATCACCCTCGACGACTCCGCCGGGTCCGCCCTCGTCGCCTCGCACGTGCTGACGCTCGGGCGCTCACAGGTCGCCATCGTGACCGGGCCGGCGCGCCACCAGTCGGCGGTTCGTCGTGTGTCCGGCGCGACGTCGGTGCTCGGTTCGAAGCTGGTGACCCCGCCACTGTTCGGCGAGTGGTCGGAGCGGTGGGGGCGCCAGGCCGTCGACGTGCTCGCGCGGCAGTCGCCCGACGTCGACGCGATCGTGTGCGGCAGCGACCAGATCGCCCGTGGCGTGTGCGATCGGCTCCGGGAGCTCGGGCGATCGGTCCCCGGGGACGTCGCCGTCACCGGGTACGACGACTGGGACGTGATGGCGCTCGCCTCGAGGCCACCGCTGACGACGGTGGACCTGCGGCTCGAGGAGCTCGGGCGCGTGGCCGGGCAGGCGTTGCTCGGCCTGATCGACGGCGGCGCGGCGGCCTCGGCGACGGTCACCCCGGCCCTCGTCGTCCGCGAGAGCACCGCCGGCGCGTAG
- a CDS encoding L-ribulose-5-phosphate 4-epimerase, giving the protein MTDAIDETTRQAVAATRERVARLHGELVRYGLVIWTGGNVSERVPGTDLFVIKPSGVSSDDLTPENQVVCTLDGEPADGWENSHGPSSDTAAHAHVYRNMPEVGGVVHTHSTYATAWAARAEPIPCVITAMADEFGGPIPLGPFAIIGDDSIGHGIVETLTGHRSRAVLMQNHGVFTIGKDAKDAVKAAVMCEDVARTVHIAKQGGDVVPIAEADIDRLFDRYQNVYGQNPEGAMR; this is encoded by the coding sequence ATGACGGACGCGATCGACGAGACCACGCGCCAGGCGGTGGCGGCGACCCGCGAACGCGTCGCCCGCCTGCACGGCGAACTCGTCCGCTACGGCCTGGTGATCTGGACCGGCGGCAACGTCTCCGAGCGCGTCCCCGGCACCGACCTGTTCGTCATCAAGCCGAGCGGGGTGTCGAGCGACGACCTGACCCCCGAGAACCAGGTCGTCTGCACCCTCGACGGCGAGCCGGCCGACGGCTGGGAGAACAGCCACGGGCCGAGCTCCGACACCGCCGCGCACGCCCACGTGTACCGGAACATGCCCGAGGTCGGCGGTGTCGTGCACACCCACTCGACGTACGCGACGGCGTGGGCCGCACGAGCGGAACCCATCCCGTGCGTGATCACCGCGATGGCGGACGAGTTCGGTGGGCCGATCCCGCTCGGGCCGTTCGCGATCATCGGCGACGACTCCATCGGCCACGGCATCGTCGAGACGCTGACCGGCCACCGATCCCGCGCGGTCCTCATGCAGAACCACGGCGTCTTCACCATCGGCAAGGACGCGAAGGACGCCGTCAAGGCCGCCGTGATGTGCGAGGACGTCGCCCGGACGGTGCACATCGCGAAGCAGGGCGGGGACGTGGTCCCGATCGCCGAAGCAGACATCGATCGACTCTTCGATCGCTACCAGAACGTCTACGGACAGAACCCCGAAGGAGCCATGCGATGA
- a CDS encoding FGGY-family carbohydrate kinase, which translates to MGDDPTQQVANGRTTLGIELGSTRIKACLVDEDLVPIAAGSHEWENEFVDGRWTYSLDAVETGLRAAYAALVADVEAQFGVRPTTFRAVGVSAMMHGYLAFDAAGDLLVPFRTWRNTSTGPAAERLSEALSFNIPLRWSIAHLYQAVLDEEPHVAEVAGITTLAGYVHRRLTGRNVLGVGDASGVFPIEGGPVDSGPGEPGSRDWDGHMLATTQGLLGEHVPDLRAVLPEVLVAGEEAGALTPEGAAWLDPTGTLEPGAPLCPPEGDAGTGMVATNAVAPRTGNVSVGTSIFAMVVLEHPLSTPHEELDVVTTPAGDAVAMVHCNNGASEIASWAKVFGRFAEAAGQPLDVDTVYATLLTESIADSTDPDAGGLLSFNYLAGEPVTHVEDGRPLLLRTPDARFTLGNLVRSEVHGAFATLAIGMDVLHGEQVQVDRMTAHGGLFRTPGAPQRLLAAALRVPIALEETAGEGGAWGIAVLAAYLEHTDQQLADFLSDTVFGGDAVHVAEPEPADVDGFQTYLGRYRAALPVQDVAAAATRPSVTTRPTEQTDGADPRLQTEEVTR; encoded by the coding sequence ATGGGCGACGACCCCACCCAGCAGGTCGCGAACGGCCGAACGACACTCGGGATCGAGCTCGGCTCCACCCGCATCAAGGCATGCCTGGTGGACGAGGACCTCGTGCCCATCGCCGCCGGCTCCCACGAGTGGGAGAACGAGTTCGTCGACGGCCGCTGGACCTACTCGCTCGACGCCGTCGAGACCGGCCTCCGGGCCGCGTACGCCGCGCTCGTCGCCGACGTCGAAGCGCAGTTCGGCGTGCGTCCGACCACCTTCCGCGCGGTCGGCGTGAGCGCGATGATGCACGGCTACCTGGCGTTCGACGCAGCAGGCGACCTGCTCGTGCCGTTCCGGACCTGGCGGAACACCTCGACCGGACCCGCAGCCGAACGGCTCAGCGAGGCGCTCTCGTTCAACATCCCGCTCCGCTGGTCGATCGCACACCTGTACCAGGCGGTCCTCGACGAGGAGCCGCACGTAGCCGAGGTCGCGGGCATCACGACGCTCGCGGGCTACGTGCACCGACGACTCACCGGACGGAACGTGCTCGGTGTCGGGGACGCCTCCGGCGTGTTCCCGATCGAGGGCGGCCCCGTCGACAGCGGCCCCGGCGAACCCGGCTCCCGCGACTGGGACGGGCACATGCTCGCCACGACGCAGGGCCTGCTCGGCGAGCACGTCCCCGACCTCCGCGCCGTCCTGCCCGAGGTGCTCGTCGCGGGCGAGGAAGCCGGAGCCCTCACCCCCGAGGGCGCTGCGTGGCTCGACCCCACCGGCACACTCGAACCCGGCGCGCCGCTCTGCCCGCCCGAGGGTGACGCCGGTACCGGCATGGTCGCGACGAACGCCGTCGCACCACGGACCGGCAACGTCAGCGTCGGCACGAGCATCTTCGCGATGGTGGTCCTCGAGCACCCGCTCAGCACGCCGCACGAGGAGCTCGACGTCGTGACCACCCCGGCGGGCGACGCCGTCGCGATGGTGCACTGCAACAACGGGGCGAGCGAGATCGCGAGCTGGGCGAAGGTCTTCGGACGGTTCGCCGAAGCGGCCGGGCAGCCCCTCGACGTCGACACCGTCTACGCGACACTGCTCACCGAATCGATCGCGGACAGCACCGACCCCGACGCCGGCGGCCTGCTCTCGTTCAACTACCTGGCCGGTGAACCCGTCACCCACGTCGAGGACGGCCGGCCCCTGCTGCTCCGCACTCCCGACGCCCGTTTCACCCTGGGCAACCTGGTCCGCTCCGAGGTGCACGGCGCGTTCGCCACCCTGGCGATCGGCATGGACGTGCTGCACGGCGAGCAGGTGCAGGTCGACCGGATGACCGCGCACGGGGGGCTCTTCCGCACGCCCGGTGCCCCACAGCGACTGCTCGCCGCCGCACTGCGGGTGCCGATCGCCCTCGAGGAGACCGCCGGCGAGGGCGGGGCCTGGGGCATCGCCGTCCTGGCCGCCTACCTCGAGCACACCGACCAGCAGCTCGCCGACTTCCTGTCGGACACCGTGTTCGGCGGGGACGCCGTGCACGTGGCCGAGCCCGAGCCGGCCGACGTCGACGGCTTCCAGACCTACCTGGGCCGCTACCGGGCCGCACTGCCCGTGCAGGACGTGGCGGCGGCGGCGACCCGCCCCAGCGTGACCACGCGGCCGACCGAGCAGACCGACGGCGCCGACCCGCGCCTCCAGACAGAGGAAGTGACCCGATGA